The sequence CGCCAATGCACAGGGTCGCCAGGCCTTTTTGTGCGCCGCTGCGCGCCATTTCATGCAGCAACGTCACCAGTACGCGGCACCCCGAAGCACCGATGGGGTGACCCAGCGCAATCGCCCCCCCATTCACATTCACCTTGCTGGCGTCCCAGCCCAGTTCGCGCCCCACACCCAGCGCCTGCGCGGCAAAGGCTTCGTTAGCTTCAATCAGGTCCACCTCACCCAGTGACCAGCCCGCGCGGGCCAGCACACGTTGCACGGCAGACACCGGCCCCATGCCCATGATGGCCGGCTCAACACCAGAGGAGGCATAGGCCTTGATCCGTGCCAGCGGCTTCAGCCCCAGTTGATCCGCCTTGGCTGCAGACATCATCATCACGGCGGCAGCACCATCGTTGATACCCGATGAACTGCCCGCCGTCACCGTACCGTCCTTCTTGAAGGCAGGGCGCAACTTGGCCAACAGCTCTGCCGTCGCATCGGTGCGGATGAACTCGTCGGTTGCAAACGGCACCGGGTCACCCTTGCGCTGCGGGACCAGCACCGGCACGATCTCATCCTTGAACTTGCCCGCAGCCTGTGCAGCGGTCGCCTTCAGCTGGGAAGACAAGGAGAATGCATCCTGCTCTTCGCGGCTGATGCCGTATTTTTCGGCAATGTTTTCAGCGGTGATGCCCATCGGGTACTGGTTGTATACGTCGGTCAGGCCGTCGTACATCATGCTGTCCACCAGCGTGCCATTCCCCATGCGGATACCGTCACGGCTGTTCATCAGCACGTGCGGGGCCAGGCTCATGCTTTCCTGACCACCGGCAATCACGATCTCATTGTCGCCGCAGGCAATCGACTGTGCGGCGAGGTGAGTGACCTTCAGGCCGGAACCACAGACCTGATTGATGGTCAGTGCTGGCACTTCGACCGGGATACCGGCCTTGATCAGGGCCTGCCGGGCCGGATTCTGGCCCAGACCTGCGGTCAGCACATTGCCCATGATCACTTCACTGATCTGGCTACCTTGCACCCCGGTACGCTCGAGCAAAGCCTTGATGACGGTCGCACCCAGCTCTGGTGCGGACACCTTGGCCAGACCGCCACCAAAATTGCCGATAGCAGTACGAACCGCTGCAACGATGACAACTTCCTGCATGTTTGACTCCTTCATTCCAGACAGAACGGGCACCCAGAGGGGTGCCCGTGATGAGGATTACTCGGCACGCATCTTCACATACCGCCCCGGTGCAGGCTCGATGGCCTTGTATTGTCGGTTGCCCGCTGACTTGGGCGCCTTGACCTTCTCGCCCGAGTGCCCGGCCAGCCAGGCCGAATAATCCGGCCACCAGCTACCCGGCTTGCTCTGCGCGCCTTCCAGCCATAGATCGGCCGAAGCGGGCAATTGATCATTGACCCAGAAATTGCGCTTGTTGGTGGTCACCGGGTTGATGGTGCCGGCAATATGGCCGGACGCACCCAGCACAAAGCGCTGCGGTCCGCTCAGGTACTGCGTGCTCAGGTAGGCCGACTTCCATGGCACGATGTGGTCTTCCTGTGCGGCAAACAGATAGGACGGGATGTCGATCTTGCGCACGTCGACCGGCACGCCGCACAAGGTCATCGCGCCGGGCTTGGTCAGGTTGTTTTCCTGATACATGTTGCGCAGGAAATAGGTGTGCATCGGCAGTGGCAGATTGGTGCCGTCCGAGTTCCAGTACAGCAGGTCAAACGGCGGCGGGGTCTTGCCCTTCAGGTAATTGTTGACCACGTAGTTCCAGATCAGGTCATTGGCGCGCAGGCTGGAGAAGGCGGTTGCCAGCTCCTTGCCCTTGACCAGCCCGCCCTCCGAGGCCCGCGCCTCGCGGAAGCGCAGCATGTTCTCGTCAATGTACACCTTGATCTGGCCCGGATCGGTGTGGTCGATCATCGAGGTCAGATAGGTGGCGGACGTGACACTGTTGTCACCCTTGGCCCGCAGTACGGCCAGCGCGGTGGTCAGGATCACGCCACCAATGCAGAAGCCCAGTGCATTGATGTCTTCGCGACCACTGATGGCCTTGACCACCTCAATCGCCTTGAATGCCCCCCGCTCGAGGTAGTCATTCCAGTCAAAGTGCTTCATGTCTTCCGTGGCACTGCGCCAGGAGACGAGGAAGGTGGTATAGCCTTCGGACACCAGATAGCGCATCAGCGAGTTCTCAGGCTGCATGTCCATCAGGTAGTACTTGTTCACACAAGGCGGGATCACCAGCAGCGGACGCTCGTAGACCTCTGCCGTGGTCGGTGTGTACTGGATCAGCTGGAACAGCTCATTCTCAAACACCACCGTGCCAGGGGTAACCGCCATGTTGCGACCGACTTCGAATTTCGATTCGTCGGTCATAGTGATATAGCCCTTTTGCATGTCCTCCAGCATGTTCTTCATGCCTTCGACCAGGCTTTCACCCTTGG is a genomic window of Leeia aquatica containing:
- a CDS encoding acetyl-CoA C-acetyltransferase, whose protein sequence is MQEVVIVAAVRTAIGNFGGGLAKVSAPELGATVIKALLERTGVQGSQISEVIMGNVLTAGLGQNPARQALIKAGIPVEVPALTINQVCGSGLKVTHLAAQSIACGDNEIVIAGGQESMSLAPHVLMNSRDGIRMGNGTLVDSMMYDGLTDVYNQYPMGITAENIAEKYGISREEQDAFSLSSQLKATAAQAAGKFKDEIVPVLVPQRKGDPVPFATDEFIRTDATAELLAKLRPAFKKDGTVTAGSSSGINDGAAAVMMMSAAKADQLGLKPLARIKAYASSGVEPAIMGMGPVSAVQRVLARAGWSLGEVDLIEANEAFAAQALGVGRELGWDASKVNVNGGAIALGHPIGASGCRVLVTLLHEMARSGAQKGLATLCIGGGMGVALAVERP
- a CDS encoding PHA/PHB synthase family protein, producing MSEAQQSNGLAQFFEQMTRANQQFVEQWVKASTTAAADPNAAATNPYAQLFSGFWQGASQLGQLQQQLYQQQMQAWQGLSGQTQDAAVPLKDKRFSAPEWEQYPFFSYVRQSYLNTSKWLMDMVDKTQNDEEQKERLRFFTKQFIDAMSPSNFALTNPEVLKLAVDTKGESLVEGMKNMLEDMQKGYITMTDESKFEVGRNMAVTPGTVVFENELFQLIQYTPTTAEVYERPLLVIPPCVNKYYLMDMQPENSLMRYLVSEGYTTFLVSWRSATEDMKHFDWNDYLERGAFKAIEVVKAISGREDINALGFCIGGVILTTALAVLRAKGDNSVTSATYLTSMIDHTDPGQIKVYIDENMLRFREARASEGGLVKGKELATAFSSLRANDLIWNYVVNNYLKGKTPPPFDLLYWNSDGTNLPLPMHTYFLRNMYQENNLTKPGAMTLCGVPVDVRKIDIPSYLFAAQEDHIVPWKSAYLSTQYLSGPQRFVLGASGHIAGTINPVTTNKRNFWVNDQLPASADLWLEGAQSKPGSWWPDYSAWLAGHSGEKVKAPKSAGNRQYKAIEPAPGRYVKMRAE